AAGGCTTGCCGGGCGCTGGTTTCCGATGGACACCAGACCAATGTGACGCTGTGCTTCTCCGCCAACCAGGCACTGCTCGCCGCCAAGGCCGGGGCCAGCTTCATTTCGCCCTTTATCGGCCGGCTTGACGACATGGCCATGGACGGCATGGATCTGATCCGCGAAATCCGCCAGATCTACGACAATTATGGCTTCGACACCGAAATTCTCGCCGCCTCGATCCGCACCGTCAACCATGTGCGCGAAGCAGCCCTGATCGGCGCCGATGTGGCCACTATTCCTGCCTCCACCATCAAGGCTCTGGTCAAGCACCCGCTCACCGACAAGGGTCTTGAGAATTTTCTCGCTGATTGGAAAAAGACCGGCCAGAAGATTGTCTGAGCAGACGACACCGACACCCGCATGAGCCATGCCGGGCCGCTTTTCAGGCGGCCTGGCTCCAGTCGCTCGGAGCCGCCTCAAACGCCCGGTTCGGGTCTTTGGCAAGCCCGTGCACGGTGTGATATTCGAGCGCCCGCACCGCTTCATTGGGGTCGCCGTCAAGCGCTTCCGGCATGATCGGCTCGCCGACGGTAAACCGGAATGTATGGTTCTTCTTGTTCAGAAGCTCGTGAAACACAGTCATGTCGCGCAGCTCTGTCGAGTGCTTTGACAGCCAGTAGAACAGCCCGGAATTGCGCGCCGAGACGTGCACAGGAACCACCGGCAGCGAATGCCGTCGCGCCAGCGTCACCGCCGATACCTTCCACGGACGTTCGGTGAGTTTCCCTTCGTTCCAGAACGCAATTCGGCCCGATGGAAATAGCACCGTGGCCTTGCCGTCCTGAACCGCGCGGTTGGTCAGTTGCAAGGTCTCGCGGGTTTTGTCACGGCTCTTGAAATCATCGCGCCATTCCACCGGGATGATGATTTCATCAAATCGCGGGCTGACCCGCACCGCGTCGCGATTGGCAAAGATCATCATGTCGGGCCGGTGCCGGGTGAGAAAATCGAACATTGCCACGCCATCGGCGATACCGGTTGGGTGATTGGCGACCAGAAGAAAGCCGCCCTCGCGCGGAATCCGGTGCGCGTTTTGCGACTGGATATCGAGCTGCAGCAGATCGCTGAGATATTTGAAGGCTTCGTGGCCTGACATCGCTGAAATCGCGTCAGCCATTCGCACAGCGGCGCCATATTTCAGGGTTGCGTAAACCAGTGGGCGCATCAACGGCCATGCCGGATGCGCCACGAGACGGCCACCCCGCTCGCCGATCAGCTGATCGATGATATGCCCCGGGCGGCCGTGGGCCAAAATCTGTAAGCGGTCAGATATATCCGCCACATACGCCATGGAACCGACCCCTCTGGACTCCGCTGTCGCAGAACCTATGGCAAGCGATTGTGATGTCACGATGACACCACGCTAACGCTCTCGTTTACCCCCCGCTAAGGCCTCAATGCAATAGTCGGCTGCAAGTTCCGCAACATCGCGGAGGCGAATACTCATGGGTGCATCATGCAACAACCGCTGGTTATCGCCGCCCCGGACGTGATTCTGGAACAGCAGCACTGGCTCGCGCAACTGATCCAGGAGCGACGGCTGTCCGCCAAGACCGCCGAAGCTTACGAGCGCGACCTGCGGCAGTTCTTGAGTTTCCTGACCGGGCATCTGGGTGGGCCGCCGAGGATTGCCGACCTCGCCGATCTCAAGCCACTCGACCTGCGCGCCTTCATGGCCGTGCGCCGCCGACAAGGCGCCGGCGCCAGAACGCTGGGCCGCGGCCTTGCCGGCATCCGTTCGTTTCTCAGGCACCTCGAGCGCAAGGGGCTGGCCAACGCCGCCGGTGCCGCCGCCACCCGCGCGCCCAAACAACCGAAATCTCTGCCCAGGCCGCTCAATGCCCGCGATGCCTGCCGGGTGGTCGACACCGACCTTCAGCTTGCCGACGAGCCCTGGATTGCTGCCCGCAACGCCGCCGTGCTGACACTGCTCTACGGTTGCGGCCTGCGCATCTCCGAAGCCCTGTCGCTGACGATTGCCGATCTGCCGCAGGGTGGTGAAAGCCTGCGAATCACCGGCAAGGGCGACAAGACCCGGCTTGTGCCGCTGTTGCCGATCGCCCGTCAGGCGGTCGATGCCTATCTCAAGCTGTGCCCCTATGCGCCGGCGCCCGATGCACCGATGTTCCGCGGCGCCCGCGGCGGCCCCTTGCAGCCGGCCATCGTGCAAAAGGAAATGCGGCGGCTGCGCGGTGCGCTCGACCTGCCCGACAGCGCCACGCCGCATGCACTCAGGCATTCATTTGCCACCCACCTGCTCGCCGGTGGCG
This DNA window, taken from Hoeflea algicola, encodes the following:
- the fsa gene encoding fructose-6-phosphate aldolase translates to MKFFVDTADVNEIQELNDLGLIDGVTTNPSLIMKSGRDIQEVTKEICAIVDGPVSAEVTATEYDAMMKEAAVLAKIADNICIKLPLTLDGLKACRALVSDGHQTNVTLCFSANQALLAAKAGASFISPFIGRLDDMAMDGMDLIREIRQIYDNYGFDTEILAASIRTVNHVREAALIGADVATIPASTIKALVKHPLTDKGLENFLADWKKTGQKIV
- a CDS encoding 1-acyl-sn-glycerol-3-phosphate acyltransferase; protein product: MAYVADISDRLQILAHGRPGHIIDQLIGERGGRLVAHPAWPLMRPLVYATLKYGAAVRMADAISAMSGHEAFKYLSDLLQLDIQSQNAHRIPREGGFLLVANHPTGIADGVAMFDFLTRHRPDMMIFANRDAVRVSPRFDEIIIPVEWRDDFKSRDKTRETLQLTNRAVQDGKATVLFPSGRIAFWNEGKLTERPWKVSAVTLARRHSLPVVPVHVSARNSGLFYWLSKHSTELRDMTVFHELLNKKNHTFRFTVGEPIMPEALDGDPNEAVRALEYHTVHGLAKDPNRAFEAAPSDWSQAA
- a CDS encoding tyrosine recombinase XerC, with translation MQQPLVIAAPDVILEQQHWLAQLIQERRLSAKTAEAYERDLRQFLSFLTGHLGGPPRIADLADLKPLDLRAFMAVRRRQGAGARTLGRGLAGIRSFLRHLERKGLANAAGAAATRAPKQPKSLPRPLNARDACRVVDTDLQLADEPWIAARNAAVLTLLYGCGLRISEALSLTIADLPQGGESLRITGKGDKTRLVPLLPIARQAVDAYLKLCPYAPAPDAPMFRGARGGPLQPAIVQKEMRRLRGALDLPDSATPHALRHSFATHLLAGGGDLRTIQELLGHASLSTTQVYTGVDTSRLIEIYDRAHPRA